In the genome of Streptomyces racemochromogenes, one region contains:
- a CDS encoding sialidase family protein — protein MAWAATAALGLGAAGWLTLAPSPTGPAGRDGGGTAKAKKATGLTAAVSAPFSAFTEGYDCYRIPTLVTTKDGTLLALAEARTASCNDIGDIDIVLKRSTDEGRTWGPLQVIRGAGDPGAYGNPVPVVDSASGRVTLLHAYSTWTPDADGNRVRGPRELRLVHSTDDGASWTTDPAPQPQLKGADWAWVSVGPGHGIQLTPTRPDRPGRLVVSADYRTESGESGAQLLYSDDGGLTWKPGARWGAPEGTPAPNEPALTQLPDGRIYVNARSTATCGTPDHRVAAIVEDAAAPAVPEPGFRPVTDLPAPPAAGSVLQLPGGPLLLSAPSRPGAEFSDRWTLAVRTSKDEGRTWSKDGAVVLRERAGYSDMAVLPGGRVGLLYETANGTPHGYVKFTAFGPHELQTAAEDLTPRRTTDAGPFHHHAVVHGAPRLGNRPDGGKAMRFDGKDDFLRLIDCPDQLRIGDGDFAVTTWVKYKTRGQDRDSGLRQPLFWAYGQGPAARQLRIEADPATGRLEATVNAGTGPATLTAATRTDDDAWHHVVLQRRGTRLELSVDGAPPATTALTPDRMDFRPTGAFTVHLGTQPDYKAFYAGALDDVRVYGRALSANDAARLRAGNDLTDQLRVHLPFDRLW, from the coding sequence GTGGCCTGGGCCGCCACCGCCGCACTGGGCCTGGGCGCCGCCGGCTGGCTCACCCTCGCCCCGTCACCGACCGGCCCCGCCGGCCGCGACGGCGGCGGAACCGCGAAGGCGAAGAAGGCGACCGGCCTCACCGCCGCCGTCTCCGCGCCCTTCAGCGCCTTCACCGAGGGGTACGACTGCTACCGCATCCCCACCCTCGTCACCACCAAGGACGGCACCCTCCTCGCCCTCGCCGAAGCCCGCACCGCCAGCTGCAACGACATCGGCGACATCGACATCGTCCTCAAGCGCTCCACCGACGAGGGCCGCACCTGGGGCCCCCTGCAGGTCATCCGCGGCGCCGGCGACCCCGGCGCCTACGGCAACCCCGTCCCCGTCGTCGACTCCGCCTCCGGACGCGTCACCCTGCTCCACGCCTACAGCACCTGGACCCCCGACGCCGACGGCAACCGCGTCCGCGGCCCCCGCGAACTGCGCCTGGTCCACAGCACCGACGACGGCGCGAGCTGGACCACCGACCCCGCCCCGCAGCCCCAGCTCAAGGGCGCCGACTGGGCCTGGGTCTCCGTCGGACCCGGCCACGGCATCCAGCTCACCCCCACCCGCCCCGACCGCCCCGGCCGGCTCGTCGTCAGCGCCGACTACCGCACCGAGTCCGGCGAATCCGGCGCCCAGCTCCTCTACAGCGACGACGGCGGCCTCACCTGGAAGCCCGGAGCCCGCTGGGGCGCACCCGAGGGCACCCCCGCCCCCAACGAACCCGCCCTCACCCAGCTGCCCGACGGCCGGATCTACGTCAACGCCCGCTCCACCGCCACCTGCGGCACCCCCGACCACCGCGTCGCCGCGATCGTCGAGGACGCCGCCGCACCCGCCGTCCCCGAGCCCGGCTTCCGCCCCGTCACCGACCTCCCGGCCCCGCCCGCCGCCGGATCCGTGCTCCAGCTGCCCGGCGGCCCGCTGCTGCTGTCCGCGCCCAGCCGGCCCGGCGCCGAGTTCTCCGACCGCTGGACCCTGGCCGTGCGCACCTCCAAGGACGAGGGCCGCACCTGGTCCAAGGACGGCGCCGTCGTCCTGCGCGAGCGCGCCGGCTACTCCGACATGGCCGTCCTGCCCGGCGGCCGCGTCGGCCTGCTCTACGAGACCGCCAACGGAACCCCGCACGGCTACGTCAAGTTCACCGCCTTCGGCCCCCACGAGCTCCAGACCGCCGCCGAGGACCTCACCCCGCGCCGCACCACCGACGCCGGCCCGTTCCACCACCACGCCGTCGTCCACGGCGCCCCCCGGCTCGGCAACCGCCCCGACGGCGGCAAGGCCATGCGCTTCGACGGCAAGGACGACTTCCTGCGCCTGATCGACTGCCCGGACCAGCTCCGCATCGGCGACGGCGACTTCGCCGTCACCACCTGGGTCAAGTACAAGACCCGCGGCCAGGACCGGGACAGCGGCCTGCGCCAGCCCCTGTTCTGGGCCTACGGCCAGGGCCCGGCCGCCAGACAGCTCCGCATCGAGGCCGACCCCGCCACCGGCCGCCTCGAAGCCACCGTCAACGCCGGCACCGGCCCCGCCACCCTCACCGCCGCCACCCGCACCGACGACGACGCCTGGCACCACGTCGTCCTCCAGCGCAGGGGCACCCGCCTGGAACTCTCCGTCGACGGCGCCCCGCCCGCCACCACCGCACTCACCCCGGACCGGATGGACTTCCGGCCCACCGGAGCCTTCACCGTCCACCTCGGCACGCAGCCCGACTACAAGGCCTTCTACGCGGGCGCCCTGGACGACGTACGCGTCTACGGCCGCGCCCTGTCCGCCAACGACGCCGCCCGCCTGCGCGCCGGCAACGACCTCACCGACCAGCTGCGGGTGCACCTGCCCTTCGACCGGCTCTGGTGA